In Lytechinus variegatus isolate NC3 chromosome 13, Lvar_3.0, whole genome shotgun sequence, the DNA window gttgctgccctctacgttcgttggttgCTACCTGCAGTCTGGGTGCgcgcgtgcaatggacaaagtcgtacgtatggatccaaaattgcacgatgaatggatcAAAATTTGCACAGTTGATGGCGTCATCGTGAAATGAGCTGAATAATCGTTCTCGAACAACCAATCAAttgacaaggatctatctaggtgtcatataatgtTGTGTATAGCAAGCGCGTATGGGGGGAGGGAGGTGCTATCGGGGCCATGCATGGCGCCGCGGGTAGGCGAAACGAGTACCccaaaaaggagaaagaaaagaaagagagagaaatattaaaaaaaacgagGGAAAGtagaggaaaagaagaggaacGAAGAGGGAGAAGAGCAAGAGGAGGATAGAGAGGGGATGAAAGAAGgaggaaaaaggaagaaagaggaaaaatgaGTGACTTTTTAGCGACATTTAGGGCAATATGATCACATCCGGGGATCGACCCAAAGGTAAGATAATAAGATAATaatatgtaatgataataatgataacaagaaaaagaatatttttctatttatttttttaaatatatttattatcattattattatcattattaatattgctattattatttttcaatataagCCAAATGTCTATCAAGGGCCCGTTCATTAGTATACATCATTTACCCTTTATGATTTAGTTTCAAATGTGCAGGTCAATCTCTTGAAACAAACTATTCAGTTTTCACTTAGCGACGTCCGGATGAAGAGAGTATAAATGTACTGAAAATGTATGTCAAATAACAATGTACAGTTGGAGGGTCTTAGTCAAAAATTGATGGATCGGAACAAAAGTTTCTTCGTGATTTACAGCGATGAAGAAAACTGGTGTTtggattcaccaattttcgacagaGACTTCGGGGTTGTGGATCATTGTCATGAAGAGCATATGCAAATaaattttctatgttcttgaaaatGATCTCTAATCCGGACTTCGCGTTTACTACGGGAAACTCTACAgcgcaccaattcctttgaaatgcaaatcaaatcccaatggagagctgagaggttTTTGCTTAAATCTGATTGACCGGGACAGCATTGGAACCTCTTGACTCAAGActacgacatatttgcaattgtttgtCCGGTGCATATCTTCGGATGATCTGttgtcccagtccaccaactttcgacaaaagcctctcagctctccattgtgattttttttcagaggaaTATATTCGGGCGTTGTACTCCCTATTATCACTCCGTGGACGATCGATGAAAGTGTACACATAAATgcactttgaaaatgattaGTCCACATGTTCACCCACGTACGCACCCACGCACTCACCCTCAAGATGCACACTtacaaaatgaaagagagaCACACAATtattgtgggtttttttttacatattaacAGACATATCTCGCAGACAAAATGCACAAAACAGTGTGCGTccgtgggtgtgtgtgtgtggatgagtgtgtgtgtttgtgtgtgtgggtgtatggGCATGTGTGTCATGTTGAATTCGAATGACAATGTCATGATAGTCACTAGGTAGATGATTCGTGtttcatattgcaatattggCGTTTTAGTATTTACACCAAAAATGGAAAGCTGACAGATTTTTTAGTACATCAATTTTAATATAATCAAAAGGAAACTCGTGTGATGTAATCATTTTACACAAGATTCAGGGTTTTTCAAATTCTGTTCATGGTATTTAGGCAGAATAACATAGTTATTGGcccatattatgaaaatatctAAGGTAATACCAGTGTACAAAAAAGGAGATAAGAATAATGTATGTAACTGTAGACCGATATCTTTATTGCCTACTCTATCAAAGATTCTAGAAAGAGTGATATATACAAGACTACCagattttttgaataaatataacatgattTCTGACTTTCAATTTGGATTCCGCCAAAAGCAGAGTACTTTTCATGCCACtctttcatttgttgaaaaattaCAAAAGCTATTGATAACTTTGAACATACAGTGGGTGTttttctggacctctccaaggcctttgacactataaatcataaaatactactatacaaacttgaaaattacggAATCCGtggaaaggccttggagtggttcaggaattacctAATAAACCGTAAACACTTTGTTAACATAAATGAACGAAATTCTTCTCTACTAAAGGTCAATTTGGTGTTCCTCAAGGCAGTATACTGGGCCCACTGTTATTTTCGATCTATATAAATGACATCCACAATTCTTCGACAATgttatcttatattctttttgcagatgattcaaatgtactTTATTCTCATCCTAATCCCGATATTTTAGTCAATACATTGAACTGGAGAAGCTAGTACAATGAATAAGATctaataaattgtcaatcaaTGTACAAAAAACGAAATGTATGCTTTTCAGCAATTCTTTAGATAAATTACCATTCGATATCAAATTGGACAACGCTGACATTAAAGTGGTCGCTACAACAAAATTTGAAGTGGTCGCTACAACTATAATTGCGGAGCGCCACAGCGCTCCACAATTATAGTGCATCATATGGATGGATATGATCTGTGATCAGAGCAGCAGCATGGTTTCCGCAAAGGAAGATCTTGTTAATCTCAACTTCTCGAAGTGAGTGAAGATTAGAGTAACTTTCTGGATAATGGTAGTAATGTGTATTGCATTTAAATCGTGGacacaatttcaaaattcagAAGAATCGCGTTCATACAAAGCTAAGACAAGGTGTATTCTTACAAAGAGTGGCAGCCACACAATGGAAAAATCTATCAGGGGAGCGTAATACAAAGATAAGCGATCAaccgctaaatgaactgaccgaTCAAGATGTGACTTATCTAGCCAATCAGAAACATGTACCCTGCAAGGTACCGTGCATACGGCACTTTGACAGAGTATATAAGGCCTGTTTTTACAAATGAAGATTATAAAGTCATCCTTAAttatgtgaaaagaaaaaaatcgaataagaatattccattgatctctttccatctttctctctttctctttttctcttccttttgttCTGATGATTAGTGATGTTATAATTCTTAGACTACTATAATTGAGCTTCGACTTAGCTTCATATATAAGTTTGCATATATACTATGAAGTACAAAAATGCACAATTTACTGGTGGAGGTAACAAATCATAATCATATTGTACCTCGCTATATGACAGGTCAGACTAATCTAATGCCGGGGACACTGTTCAAAGCGGGAATTAAGCAACTAACTCGAAAACGACCTGGCACAGATGATCTACTaggttgaacatgttgaagaaCGCCAATCTAACTCCTACACCATCAACCTTTGCTCATTCTCCTGAAGACGACAAGAACAaacttgtcgaaacgtcgagattgggtggtccttttcaggaccagcacttgcccaagaaagatacatggtgtaccgtgaaacctactacaccaatcaagatcattgttacACGTGCATTTGGCTCAAAATACTTAACCAATCAGAAGCGttctttcatatatttattttgctattcatcgcaaaACTTTGTGTCACGGGGCCCATATCTTGTAAACAGTCAAACCGTCACTATGCATTGTTCGAAACGCCTTTGGAAAAGGGatgaaaaatatctttgaaTATGTATAATCCAGATGAGAATTTCTATGTCCATGCTCGATCCATGACACTCAACGCCAAATAAGTATTAGGTACCAACTCTCGGATGCATGAGGGGCAAATAAGTTGAGTATGCCTACTTCGAAGGTGAATTTTCCAAGGTAAATACAGATTGTAAAAAGTCAagtatatatataggcatagAGTAAAAAATATCGAAATATTATCAGTATgttgtataattttcaaatatatagtCTGGTCTAGATTTCATTGGAAACATCTATCCTTCAACTTTACGACGCATCTTGTCTCGCATAATACAAAACCTGTATACCTACATTTTATTCGATTCTATGACTGAATATTCATGCATGACCACCATGATGACGTGACAACTAAATTCTAAATGCACCTATCACAATCTCGATACCGACTCATAGGATGGTACTGGTATAGACTCATCTGCGTTGTCGGCTGGtagaatgtcaaattttgaatCGAAAGCTTTGTCATAGGATGGCGGCGCTGCTCTGTCTCCACGCGGCGATGACGGTGGGGGCGCTGTTGGTGTAATTCGCGAATGCAACGGTGACGAACGATCAGAGGTTACGTTACCAGCCCGTGCTGGTGGCTCAGATGGCGGTGCTGATGGAGTAGCCCTTGAATGCCGATTAGGATCAGTACGGCTGCGGGCATCTGGAGCCTGATTAAGAGGTTCCCGCGTTTCAGGATCACGACACGATGTCCTTTCCCTCCTCTCGCGTCGCTTTCTGCGCATTTCTCTACAGGTTACACATCGGTAAATATGGGCAAAGCATGACTGGATAGCTCGCCCTAAAATACACAACCACTCATATATCTGTGCGGGCCCGCGGCGTATCCAGCCCCACAATCGACCCGGCGAGTCGCATAAACAGTTGCCAATGCTAGTTAACAAACGCTCACATCTGTTAGGTCCACAACATATGAACAGAATGATGCCCAAAACGACCAGGAGGGGGACCACTACTAATGTGATTCTTCCTGCATCCCAAGGTGCTCCTGGTGGATACAAT includes these proteins:
- the LOC121425897 gene encoding uncharacterized protein LOC121425897, translated to MIVPSPMAFWAVHAKWRNMTRLVFGVSIQVRWRALFLAFILLILVSASFGQVSCPNDWIIRSRYCYKLYNESLSWQLAGSQCKFDGGFLTSIINRAENDLLVAMFKDLTSLAWIGMDSTGRWLDGSSSETFYNGFRYETLSTSKCSVIDLERNGIWNVSDCLDSRLKFICKIDKDRPDGTPSPPPTPPKGNWWEGWGDDDYDDYSLYPPGAPWDAGRITLVVVPLLVVLGIILFICCGPNRCERLLTSIGNCLCDSPGRLWGWIRRGPAQIYEWLCILGRAIQSCFAHIYRCVTCREMRRKRRERRERTSCRDPETREPLNQAPDARSRTDPNRHSRATPSAPPSEPPARAGNVTSDRSSPLHSRITPTAPPPSSPRGDRAAPPSYDKAFDSKFDILPADNADESIPVPSYESVSRL